The following coding sequences are from one Lentimicrobiaceae bacterium window:
- the folP gene encoding dihydropteroate synthase: MNNSVDKSTTFPTKQIICPNKTLKLDRVLVMGILNMTPDSFFDGGSYDTVSKQCLRAEKMLNEGADIIDIGAISTRPGSKAVSLDEELERIIPGLEVLVEKFPDTVFSIDTYRGKVVEETAAIGAGMINDISSGTIDDTMFDAVAKSKLPYIMQHIKGTPENMQNDPKYDDITSEIIEFYEQKIPELNKIGIEQIIVDPGFGFGKTIEHNYTLLRELKNFEKLNLPILVGVSRKSMIYNLLNITPQESLNGTCMINLLAILNGADIVRVHDVKEAVHTIKIAQNYLGVAL, encoded by the coding sequence TTGATAAAAGTACAACTTTTCCTACAAAACAAATCATATGTCCTAACAAAACTTTAAAATTAGACAGGGTTTTGGTTATGGGTATATTAAATATGACGCCTGATTCGTTCTTCGATGGCGGTTCTTACGATACTGTTTCGAAGCAATGCCTTAGGGCAGAAAAAATGCTTAACGAGGGCGCCGATATTATTGATATTGGAGCTATATCGACTCGCCCGGGCTCAAAGGCTGTAAGTCTTGACGAAGAATTGGAACGTATAATACCCGGTCTCGAAGTTTTGGTTGAAAAGTTTCCGGATACGGTTTTTTCTATTGATACTTACAGAGGTAAAGTTGTTGAGGAAACTGCGGCTATTGGCGCAGGTATGATTAATGATATTTCGAGCGGAACTATTGATGATACAATGTTTGATGCAGTTGCTAAAAGTAAGCTACCCTACATTATGCAGCACATTAAGGGAACGCCCGAAAACATGCAAAACGACCCAAAGTACGACGATATAACATCTGAAATTATTGAATTTTACGAACAAAAAATACCCGAATTAAACAAAATAGGGATTGAGCAAATTATTGTTGACCCGGGTTTTGGGTTTGGCAAAACCATTGAGCACAACTATACTTTGCTCCGCGAACTTAAAAATTTTGAAAAACTTAATTTGCCTATTTTGGTTGGTGTTTCAAGAAAATCGATGATATACAATTTGTTGAATATTACGCCGCAAGAATCTTTGAACGGTACTTGTATGATAAACTTATTGGCAATACTCAATGGAGCCGATATTGTTAGGGTTCACGATGTAAAAGAAGCAGTTCATACAATAAAAATTGCTCAAAATTATTTGGGCGTAGCATTATAG